A segment of the Elaeis guineensis isolate ETL-2024a chromosome 6, EG11, whole genome shotgun sequence genome:
TTGCTTCGATACCAGCCATATATCGATCTTGCATGAAAATCTGGGTATTAATCCAGTAAATGAAGAAGAGACAAAGTGCTAAAAATCTACAAGCGTGCAGATTTTTATGCGACAGTCTCCTGTTAATGCCTCCTCCTAATCCTCCTAGGATTAGATCGGACTGCAAttaaaatagtagagatatgaacGATCTATGAACATACTATTTTAATGCCTAAAATTTTTGAAGCTTAGGTGTTAAGAAATAGCTTTATGAAGATGAGGCATTCAAGATCCTCTGCAGCAGATTTATGGGGCAGTACcttcttgataggatttcttttcctttctAAATCCTTTCTCTTCTAGATTTGAATCTTCCTTGTTCAGATCTGGAAGCActcttcttgaactctttaatcATCAGAGAAAAAAGGTCTGGAACCTCTCTTGAATggtagcaagaagggagaaaaggGGAGGCGGCAATCATTAGGGGGTTCTGGGATGcctagcgcctcctttcttttctttttaggtgtggcagccaagaaaccctagggtttcttgctggtGGCATGGAGAATATAGAGAGAGATGAGGATAGAGAGAGTTAGGGAGAAAATAATCTTTGTATTTCAGATTCAATGAAACTCTAATACAAACTATGTATTTATACACCAAGTCAATGTAATTTGACCCTTGACCCAAAAACTTTCATGGCTAACCCAATGAGATTGAGCTCACCCCAAActcatgtacacctatgacttgACATAATCTCACATCGTGGGACTTAAACCTAGTTTAAtacaagttagcccctcaagatcCAAAGTCCTTGTACCTCAAGACTGTGAAGACTGACAATCTTTCACCCTAGGATGCAAATCGACTCTAGAACTTTTGAGCCAACTCCATGGCTCAACTCTtggcctcccaaggcttgggagcaccacatctgACCCTACATGGGATTCATAATCCCATAGTAGCTctctatctgtggcatcttgaagtTGTTGGAGAGCGACTCCTACATGATTCGGATGCTGAATGGTGGACCAGTGTTATATCCCTCATCCCACATCGGAGCCTAGTGGAGGATTGCTTCAATTTGTTCATTTATCTCCCAAAGTTTGCAGTTGATATCTACATCTCAGATAGTGCAGTCTTTTGAACATTGCAGAGGAGATAGTCGGTCAAGTGTTGAGTCTTGCTTGGAACAGGGACTCAGAGATTGTCGTCTTCTCCGCTCTGGGCTTTGGGGTCGGCTATGGTGAGTCTGCCTCCCCCACTCAGGGCTCTATAGAGGGATCTGCAGTCGCTCCTGTGGTGGCAGTGCGGGTTGATGCATAGGGTTGGCTGGTCGTGGCTCTACTATTGGTGCAGCATTGGTCAGCTGTGCTGCTACTATCGTCGGTGCGGCATTAATCTATTGCATTGTCTAGATGACGGTGGTCAAGTTTTGCACCTGCTAAAATAGTAGATTGAATTGCTTCGCACTGACAGTCACCACCAATTATGGAGGTTGTTGAGGGATCTTCGACAGTTACGCCTAGGCCTGGTGGTTGGTTGTGTTCTCTATTGGTTGGAAAGTGATGGTGTTGGATCGTCGAGAAGATGGTCTGCATAGGGCCACAATCTTGATCCTTTGTTCCTTCTCAAAATCGATTCACAATcccttcctctagcactaatATGTTGCTACTGAAATTTGGCTCTCGATCGAAATAACTAGAAAGGTAGTGCATCCTCCTGAGAAAGTGACCTGCAAAATATATCTGATCGAAATTGGTTCCAGCGAAGActctccgatactcaagtcaaaTCTCAAGAAAACAGAAGAGAAAGaatattttgggagagattgtaTGCATACCTTAGGAATCCTCGATAGGCTGTTTTGTAGGCGAGGGTTGAAAagccattttaaaatattgtttaGCCAATTTAGATGTGATATGGTAAGATTTTCGATTGGGGTCTTCGAGATTAGGCAGTTACGCCTGTCTTATCTATTTCAGAGCCAGCTGGGGGCATCAtagatattttgaatttaaaatgagAGTACAGATAGGATCAGACCGGCTTTAGTTGAGGAGGCTTCAGTGCGGTTCGATGAGTATAGACATCGAAAGAAGGAGGTGGCCAGGGCCAGTTGTGTTCATTGAAAAAAGAATCGGTGGGGTCTGAAGTATATTTGCCGTTGGAGTCTGAAATTGACCTATTCAAATGTTAGCCCACTATGGGGACTGGGATCGATTGGTGAAGTCTTGGTTATAAGCTGAAGTTCGGACCAGTTGGAATCTAATGTTCCATTTAGGAAGATCATCGAAAATAAGGATCATTGGGGTCCAAAGTTAGGATCGGGGAGGTCCGTAGTTATTCATCAAATGACCTCTTTCAAACAACCCTCTTATGATTCGGGGGAGATATATCTAGTTCCAAGATCGGACATATTCATCTCCAGCAGTACCATAGTGTCGGTCTTGTATACTTCATCACATGTCTTTCTGTTGACTCATGTCTTCAGCATGGGTAACAAATTAACCCCCAACAGAACATAAGATGCACATTTTAGCTATTAGTTGTATTAAGCGCACATATTGATGTATAACTTGGCACTCAAAAAtcttgttatcatcaaaaagatAGAGACAGTTAACCGAAgactttgattttgatgattataagatACTTGAGTTCAAACAATACTAATTGTATGCTTGGAGTTTGCTTATAGGATCTCTTAGATACTCACAATGACCTatcaaatcaaaaaaagaaaTCCTCTCAAAACAACTAAGTCAAATGAattttaaagataatttttttatattttggcTTAGAGGAGTTGACCTTAAGATATTAAGAGTCAGCCTATATAATTTTTGGTGATTATAGTTGGAATTTCCAAACAAGAGGTCatgaagagtggatgtaggtactgaATTTGACATAACACTATTATAAAAATCGGTATGTTTGTGGTTGTGCATTATTTTGCTCTATTGTTTTTTATCTCTTAGTTAATTCTATTATCTCTAATTGTATACACTTTACTTTCACTCATAAACTTCAAATTTGATGCATACTTTTGTTTAAATTTTTAAGGAACCcaattcattattctcttgctatATCTGGGCAACAGGATACTTGGGTCTTTAGGGATTACCTCTTATGGTCTTTGGTTGATTTGTAGTCAACATTCTGAATCTTTTTGAGGATCATATTTTAACAAACTCGGGGTCATGCCAAACAACTTGCTGATGTGGAATAACAATCTACAGACATGCCATAACCGTTTGGCACATAATGGAATTACTACATCCTCATGTGCATTTGCATGAAGTGGTTGAGTTGCCTGTCATGAGAAGGTTTTGCTTGCTTGGATTGGTTGCTGAGCCAAAAAATTTTGGCTTTGGAGGCCGACTGCTTCTAGTCTTCTCATCCCAACTTTCAAGTTAGCTGGAACGTTCTAACTAGAATGTCTTGAAAAATCTGAGTGTACCTGTATCATCATACAAATTATGAGTTGAATCAATATGACTGCACCAAATCATTTTGGTCATTTGCCACTACAGCATAACTCTTTCTTAGTTATAATGAAATATTTATAGCCTTTCTTGTTCTTCTCTCGTTGTCGAATTGGAGCACGTTCTTCTCTCGTTGTCGAATTGGAGCTTCTTGAAAAAAATGTATTTTTATTGGAGAATCAAAAATTTGTTCTATCTTGAAACCAGCAAAATATTCTAGCTGGAATCCGGGTAAGGGTGAGACTAAAGCGCTGGTCCTTGTAATCAACCTCCAAAAAGTGCAAGGTGCATTAGATTTTTTTCGTGACTCATTTGCATGAACACTTTGTTCTCTCTTGAATGCGGAGAAGATGATGTAAGCAGGACGATATAATTCACTAATTAAGAGGAATGAAAAAGCTTTCtgtaaaatatgataaatattttattatatattatagagAGATTTgctatataaatatattagaaAACAAGGGGGAAAAGCGTCTGGCCGAAGTGCTAATGATGTTTTAGTCCACCATCCCAACCATCCCACCAACCGCACTCCCTCCCACCTACTGCCATATCCGTCGCTTTCTTACTCTTTGCCACGCTCCCGTACCCtccagtttttttaaaaaaatcaaataatattaatAGAAAATAATTGATTGGAAAAATAGTTGGCCACTTAATTAGCTCTTTCCTGGCTGAGGGCGAATACCCAAGCATTCGATCTGCTACATGCCCCCAACCACCGTATTCGTGTCTATAAATACCCTCCCACTTCCGGTCTTTTCCTGTCGCCCCCTCTTCGCCTCCCTCCACGCTCTCTCCGGCCTCCTCTCTCCTCCTCTTCGGGACCGCTTCCTTCGCCACCAAAAGGTAAGCTCCCCGAACCCCGCTATTCTCTCCTTTTCGTTCTCTCTTTCCCGATCCCCATCAACCTATATGCTCGCTTCCGCCTGTTTTCCCTCGGTTCTTCTCCCCCTTCTCGTGATAGATCCGATCTAGGGCTTTGTGCTTCATTCTTGTTTCTGATACTTGGAAGTCCGATCAGCTTTGCATCGCGTTACCGAGGTACGATTGTCTTGGTGCGATATGGTCTTAGTTGTCGTGGATCTGGTTTCAGATCTTTATAGGATTGATTGTTTCTAGATCTAGCGGTCTTGGTGCAATTTGGTCTTAGTTCACGTACTGGACGTGTGCTTTCTGGTGGATCAGATATGGAaacattttatttttaatatagttATATATCTTACTTTTGGCTTGGCTAAGTTGACGGATTTGCGGCTTACCTTGAGATGCTCTGATAGTTAATACGGATCAGATCTCGTATATTTGTAGTTAGTACATAAATATGAAGTCGGTTCGTTGGAGTTATAGATCTGTCTTTGCGGTTTGCTGTTctcgtttgttttttttttaagctcTCCACAATTTAATGTCTCTATCGATATCATCGGCTATGAATCTTATTTATTcataatttctctctcttgagtTATTTTCCAATGTTTGACAATTCTGTTACTTATTTATTGATTTTGGTTAGATATGTCTCAAGTGACTTCTGTCATGTTGTTACTAGATGTTCTTTAGCGCCATCAATCATAATATTTCCACTCTTTACAATATTTTGAGTAGAAAAGTGAACATGATCCATTAAGTGGTGCCCTGCGAATCCTTTTTCCCCAGCTGACTAGTGTACTAACTTTATCAGTCAACAAAAGTAACTGCTTCCACTCCTGACAACATTTTCTGAAGGAAACTAATCGTGTTCATCGTACTTGGGTGTTCTGATTCTACTATTAATTCCCGTAAATATGTTGGAGCGCTGATTTTCTTTAAATTAAGGAATGAATATTTCTGTTTTCATGTGATTAAAAGGATTCCTGAAGTTAATGATTTAAAAATGGAGAAGGAATGCTGCTATGTGCTTTTAGATGTTCATACTATATATGATGAGGTGCTATTTGGCTCTGTTGGAGGAATTTAAATTTGCTTTTCATTTGGTAATGTGATGTTGTTTGGTCTGCATGATCAGAAAGATGGCATCACACATTGTTGGATATCCTCGCATGGGGCCAAAGAGAGAGCTCAAGTTTGCTCTTGAATCATTCTGGGATGGGAAGACCAGTGCCCAAGATTTGCAGAAGGTCGCAGCAGATCTCAGGTGTTCAATTTGGAAGCAAATGGCTGATGCTGGGATCAAATATATTCCTAGCAACACTTTTTCGTACTATGATCAAGTGCTCGATACCACAGCTATGCTTGGTGCAGTTCCTGATAGGTACGGGTGGAATGGTGAAGAGATTGGGTTTGATACCTACTTCTCCATGGCCAGAGGAAATGCTTCTGTACCTGCTATGGAGATGACCAAGTGGTTTGACACCAACTAGTAAGTCTTCTGACCCATCTTGAGTCCTGAAGTACTAATTTTGATAGTAGTTTTGTTTCATGTAAGTTTATTTGTGTGTTTGTTGACATGTTTTCCTTTTTGCCCTGATCAAGTCATTTCATTGTACCTGAATTGGGTCCAAACACTAAGTTCTCCTATGCATCTCACAAGGCGGTTGCTGAGTACAATGAAGCAAAGGCGGTATGGACCTATATCAGTCTTCTTGCTTCAACCCATGTTGATTAACAGTATATTTGTTGCTCTGTTGGGCTCGAAATTGTCTCTTTTTTTGTCCACTAAACAATTTTGACTATTGTGGTTTGGATCGAGTATTCGTTCTTCGTCTGCATGACATTTAAGTATTATCTGTTAGTTTACACTTGTTGTTTTGATGCAACATGTCTTCATGTTTAAGATAATGCCTCTGTAGGGAACAGATCCtttcattttcaattctaatcAAGGGTACTGTGATGAGATTTGTAGCCATTTACTTAACTACTGTGTTTTAAAGAATTTCACTTATATAATCTATCTCTTTGGGAATGACATATGAAGATGTGCAAATAGAAGTGTTGGCATGATGGGTATAAAAGAGGAAGAACTGTTATTTGATCAGTCTGGCCTAACTAGACCACCTAATGTGCTTCCAGTGTAATCAGCTAATCTGAACTTTTATAAATCATACTTTCATTAGGTTTGATCAGATGCCTAAACTGATATCTTATGACTTGGTAAGTGATGTAATTCAATTATCCATGCAATGTATTCTAGGAGTTAGGGGGAAGATTTACATATTAGCTTGTTCCATTTGTTCAATGATATGCTACAGACAACATTTGGATTCTTAGTACAATGTGCCGTACCAGTATGTTACCTGTTTGATATGGTATAGCATGTATCCCATACTGTGATGGCTTCTAACCTGCTTTGTCTTACTTTTTATCATGGTACTGCCTGAAACTAGGCAGTATGGGTAGACATGGTACGGTAAACATCCTGGTTTCGAGCAGTATAGGGTAGCTATGCTCAATTTAGATAGCTACAGACTGTTTCAACTTATATATTGAATCAAACCATGGTAACATACCAGTACCTTATGGGTACAGTATGGTATGGTTAGTATGGGTTGATACAGTAGAATTTGGCTATAGACATGGTTTCCTGATTTTTTTTGCATGCTTTTATGGTGCTTACTTGATGAATGGCCTGTTTTACTTATCAAATCTTCACTGCTTATTGTTTAATTTTTCTTTGTTGGTGCAGCTTGGAATTGACACAGTTCCAGTGCTTATTGGTCCTGTTACATACTTGTTACTGTCGAAACATGCTAAAGGTGTAAAGAAgacattttctcttctctcacttCTGGGAAATGTTATATCTGTCTACAAGTAAGGATCAAAACAAACTTCTAGGCCATTTCAGGCCATCTTTTGTCCTCTACTTTTCGCTACTCACCATGTCATCATACACAGGGAAGTTATTGCTGAGTTGAAGGCTGCTGGTGCTTCATGGATTCAGTTTGATGAGCCCACTCTCGTGATGGATCTAGATTCTCGCCAATTGCAAGCGTTTACTGATGCCTACTCTGAACTGGAATCATCATTCTCTGGTTTGAATGTGCTAATTGAGACCTATTTTGCAGATGTGCCTGCAGAGGCATACAAGTTAGTTGGTTTTTACTTGCTTACCTGTACCTTTTTTTGGGATGGGGGGCGGGGGGGTAAACATTTGACTCATGTTTCTCACCTATTTCAGGACTGCCACTGCCTTGAAAGGTGTCTcaggttttggatttgatcttgtgCGTGGAACCAAgacacttgatttgattaaaagttCTGGCTTCCCTGCTAGCAAATTTCTTTTTGCTGGAGTTGTCGATGGGAGGAACATCTGGGCCAATGATCTTGCTGCTTCTCTCAGCACTCTTCAGGCTCTTGAGTCTGTTGTAGGCAAAGGTACTAACACTCACATGCAATTATGTTTTCCTTTTTTGGTCAAATTTTAGGTATTTTCGTAATGGTTGTTGTTTGTTCATAGACAAGCTTGTGGTCTCTACTTCCTGCTCGCTCATGCACACTGCTGTTGATCTTGTCAATGAGACAAAATTGGATAGTGAAATCAAGTCATGGTTGGCTTTTGCTGCCCAAAAGGTAGTTGAAGTTAATGCACTGGCTAAGGCATTGGCTGGCCTGAAAGATGAGGTAAAACCTTTCATAATCATCAGATGGTGCCTGTTGCTAGTCCTGTCATCCTGCAAATATAAGTTTCATTGTTATCTGAAGGACAAGTTCTACAAGCTTAACTTTGTTTTCAACAACATTGCCATACGCATACCTGGCTTTTAAACAATTTAAACAAGTTTTCTgtggatataattttatcatgttGGGCAGTTTAAATTTCATGTTATAGCCTCACTGTTTGACTATGTACAGGCTTTCTTCTCTGCAAATGCTGCCGCTCAGGCTTCAAGGAAGTCATCTCCTAGGGTGACAAATGAAGAAGTTCAGAAGGCTGTAAGTAACTATAATTTGGTAGCTTATTTCTATTTCTCAGAGAAGTGAGCTTGCTTTTCAAGTTGCCTGTGGCATTGCACTCAGGCTGCTGATTTGAAGGGATCTGACCATCGCCGAGCTACAAATGTTAGTGCCAGATTAGATGCACAACAGAAGAAGCTGAACCTTCCAATCCTTCCCACCACCACTATCGGTTCATTTCCTCAGACCATGGATCTCCGAAGAGTACGACGTGAATACAAGGCAAATAAGTGGGTGCTCTCTCAACAATGGCTTGTCACATTTTTTattaatgttttttttttaatgttttctcACCTATTTGCAGAATCTCGGAAGAGGAGTATGTTAAGGCCATCAAAGAGGAAATTAACAAAGTTGTCAAGCTTCAGGAAGAACTTGACAT
Coding sequences within it:
- the LOC105035375 gene encoding 5-methyltetrahydropteroyltriglutamate--homocysteine methyltransferase 1; amino-acid sequence: MASHIVGYPRMGPKRELKFALESFWDGKTSAQDLQKVAADLRCSIWKQMADAGIKYIPSNTFSYYDQVLDTTAMLGAVPDRYGWNGEEIGFDTYFSMARGNASVPAMEMTKWFDTNYHFIVPELGPNTKFSYASHKAVAEYNEAKALGIDTVPVLIGPVTYLLLSKHAKGVKKTFSLLSLLGNVISVYKEVIAELKAAGASWIQFDEPTLVMDLDSRQLQAFTDAYSELESSFSGLNVLIETYFADVPAEAYKTATALKGVSGFGFDLVRGTKTLDLIKSSGFPASKFLFAGVVDGRNIWANDLAASLSTLQALESVVGKDKLVVSTSCSLMHTAVDLVNETKLDSEIKSWLAFAAQKVVEVNALAKALAGLKDEAFFSANAAAQASRKSSPRVTNEEVQKAAADLKGSDHRRATNVSARLDAQQKKLNLPILPTTTIGSFPQTMDLRRVRREYKANKISEEEYVKAIKEEINKVVKLQEELDIDVLVHGEPERNDMVEYFGEQLSGFAFTVNGWVQSYGSRCVKPPIIYGDVSRPKPMTVFWSTMAQSMTARPMKGMLTGPVTILNWSFVRNDQPRSETCYQIALAIKKEVEDLEAAGIQVIQIDEAALREGLPLHKSEQAFYLEWAVHSFRITNCGVKDTTQIHTHMCYSNFNDIIHSIIGMDADVITIENSRSDEKLLSVFREGVKYGAGIGPGVYDIHSPRIPSTEEIVDRINKMLAVLETNILWVNPDCGLKTRKYAEVNPALSNMVAAAKVLRTQLASAK